In Streptantibioticus cattleyicolor NRRL 8057 = DSM 46488, a genomic segment contains:
- a CDS encoding HpcH/HpaI aldolase/citrate lyase family protein — translation MNHVLSYLYVSGHLPRQIERAYASECGAVVLDLEDSVPDEKKDYARDAVAEVTARATGKPTYVRVNSVGSGRCADDVLAVAGPGLWGVRLPKVAGPDDVRTVDDLLDTAGSPATVHLLLESAFAVECAYTLAKAASRVELLGLGEGDLRVDLRCDADGPTMDAARVRVVTASRAAGLGCPPQCVYPDVRDPAGLRESTRRGRGLGFFGRMALHPAQVPVIHEVYTPTADEIAEAREICAVAEAARQRSTSVVITERQGRLVAPPITAQAKLTLELAHALDLIKEPS, via the coding sequence ATGAACCACGTTCTCAGCTACTTGTACGTCTCCGGCCATCTCCCGCGCCAGATCGAGCGGGCGTATGCGTCCGAGTGCGGCGCTGTCGTTCTGGATCTCGAGGACAGCGTCCCCGACGAGAAGAAGGACTACGCCCGCGACGCGGTCGCCGAGGTGACGGCGCGCGCTACCGGCAAGCCGACCTACGTGCGGGTGAACTCGGTGGGCTCCGGGAGATGCGCCGACGACGTGCTGGCCGTCGCCGGACCGGGCCTGTGGGGCGTTCGGCTGCCGAAGGTCGCCGGTCCGGACGACGTCCGGACCGTCGATGACCTGCTGGACACGGCCGGTTCCCCCGCGACCGTCCACCTCCTGCTGGAATCCGCGTTCGCGGTGGAATGCGCGTACACCCTGGCGAAGGCGGCGAGCCGGGTCGAGTTGCTCGGCCTCGGCGAAGGGGATCTGCGGGTGGACCTGCGCTGTGATGCCGACGGGCCGACCATGGACGCTGCCCGGGTACGCGTGGTGACCGCGTCGCGGGCCGCCGGCCTGGGGTGTCCGCCGCAGTGCGTGTATCCGGACGTACGCGATCCGGCCGGGCTGCGGGAGAGCACCCGACGCGGCAGAGGACTTGGGTTCTTCGGCCGTATGGCACTGCATCCGGCGCAGGTGCCGGTGATCCATGAAGTCTACACCCCGACCGCCGACGAGATCGCGGAGGCCCGCGAGATCTGCGCGGTCGCCGAAGCGGCCCGGCAACGGAGCACGTCGGTCGTGATCACGGAGCGACAGGGCCGGCTCGTCGCGCCGCCGATCACCGCGCAGGCGAAGCTCACCCTCGAACTCGCGCATGCCCTCGACCTGATCAAGGAGCCGTCATGA
- a CDS encoding cyclase family protein, which translates to MTDTESVTSDALLAAIAQGVKTVDLAQPLFNGMPCSPNHPGFKMALLRRHGDSVRPDGTSAANEIIVTGGHVGTHIDAFAHASHEGRLHGGWDSGQAQSGGRFTVHGVETISPMVCRGVLLDVAAAHDTDCLPGGYGITAEDLDRAAHRAGAEPGPGGVCLINTGWSTWWPDPDRYLGHETGVPGLTPSAAEWLVDHEIIAAGTDTTAFEQIHPGAGHAVLPVHRMLLVDVGVHIVENLRLTDLVDLGTAVFAFVLAPLKILGATGSPVRPLALVGGNR; encoded by the coding sequence ATGACGGACACGGAGAGCGTGACATCCGACGCGTTGCTGGCGGCCATCGCCCAGGGTGTCAAGACGGTGGACCTGGCGCAGCCACTGTTCAACGGTATGCCGTGTTCCCCCAACCACCCCGGCTTCAAGATGGCGCTGCTGCGGCGGCACGGCGACTCGGTCCGACCCGACGGCACCTCGGCGGCCAACGAGATCATCGTGACCGGCGGCCACGTCGGCACCCACATCGACGCCTTCGCGCACGCCTCGCACGAGGGCCGGTTGCACGGCGGCTGGGACAGCGGGCAAGCGCAATCCGGTGGCCGGTTCACCGTCCACGGTGTCGAGACGATCTCGCCGATGGTCTGCCGCGGCGTGCTGTTGGACGTGGCCGCCGCGCACGACACAGACTGCCTCCCCGGTGGCTACGGGATCACCGCGGAGGACCTCGACCGGGCCGCCCACCGTGCCGGTGCCGAACCGGGCCCCGGTGGTGTGTGCCTGATCAACACGGGTTGGAGCACGTGGTGGCCGGACCCGGATCGGTACCTCGGTCACGAGACGGGCGTGCCCGGCCTGACACCGTCCGCCGCCGAGTGGCTGGTGGACCACGAGATCATCGCGGCCGGCACGGACACCACCGCGTTCGAGCAGATCCATCCCGGAGCCGGGCACGCCGTTCTCCCGGTCCATCGCATGCTCCTCGTCGACGTCGGCGTGCACATCGTGGAGAACCTGCGGCTGACCGATCTCGTCGACCTGGGCACAGCCGTGTTCGCGTTCGTGCTGGCACCCTTGAAGATCCTCGGCGCGACCGGCTCACCCGTCCGTCCGCTCGCGCTGGTAGGCGGTAACCGATGA
- the ccrA gene encoding crotonyl-CoA carboxylase/reductase — MTPLTALPELSAAVVAGASAEELAGTPLPERFPAAHLLADDTRMFDGDTDKDVRRSLRVGPVDMPELAPDEVLVAVMASAINFNTVWSAMFEPIPTFRFLERMAARGGWDTRHNLPYQVVGSDAAGVVVRVGNGVRHWSIGDHVVINPNYADDQEPDTQADGMLGPGQLAWGFETNFGGLAHYAVVRATQLLPKPAHLTWEEAACNPLCAGTAYRMLVGEHGARLKQGDTVLIWGASGGLGGYAVQLVRNGGGTAVGVVGTEEKAEAVRRLGCDIVVNRHEIGLDDRAADDPVQVVAVGKRLGKLIRKETGDDPNIVFEHVGRATFGASLFVARRGGVVVTCGSSTGYQHQFDNRYLWMRLKRIIGSHGANYQEQWETNRLISTGRIASMLSAVYPLDDVGEAARMVQTNQHLGKVGVLCLAPRPGLGVTDAGLRAALGPDRLAPLAPDLARP, encoded by the coding sequence GTGACACCCCTGACGGCACTACCGGAGCTGTCCGCCGCCGTGGTCGCCGGCGCGTCCGCGGAGGAACTGGCGGGAACGCCGCTGCCCGAACGGTTTCCGGCCGCGCACCTGCTGGCCGACGACACCCGCATGTTCGATGGCGACACCGACAAGGACGTGCGCAGGTCGTTGCGAGTGGGGCCGGTCGACATGCCCGAGCTGGCTCCGGACGAGGTGCTGGTGGCCGTGATGGCCAGCGCCATCAACTTCAACACGGTCTGGTCGGCCATGTTCGAGCCGATCCCGACGTTCCGTTTCCTGGAGCGGATGGCTGCCCGCGGCGGCTGGGACACCCGGCACAACCTGCCCTACCAGGTGGTCGGCTCGGACGCCGCGGGGGTGGTCGTACGGGTGGGGAACGGCGTGCGCCACTGGTCGATCGGCGACCACGTGGTGATCAACCCCAACTACGCCGACGACCAGGAACCCGACACCCAGGCCGACGGCATGCTCGGCCCCGGACAGCTCGCCTGGGGTTTCGAGACCAACTTCGGCGGACTCGCGCACTACGCGGTGGTCCGCGCGACCCAGTTGCTGCCCAAACCCGCGCACCTGACGTGGGAGGAGGCGGCATGCAACCCGCTGTGCGCCGGGACCGCGTACCGAATGCTGGTCGGCGAGCATGGCGCACGGCTCAAGCAGGGCGACACCGTGCTGATCTGGGGCGCCTCCGGCGGACTCGGCGGATACGCGGTGCAGTTGGTGCGCAACGGGGGCGGGACCGCGGTCGGTGTGGTCGGTACGGAGGAGAAGGCGGAGGCGGTGCGCCGGCTCGGTTGCGACATCGTCGTCAACCGGCACGAGATAGGGCTCGACGACCGCGCCGCGGACGACCCGGTCCAGGTGGTCGCGGTCGGCAAGCGGCTGGGCAAGCTGATCCGCAAGGAGACCGGTGACGACCCGAACATCGTGTTCGAACACGTCGGCCGGGCGACATTCGGCGCGTCGCTGTTCGTGGCGCGGCGTGGCGGCGTCGTGGTGACGTGCGGATCGAGCACCGGCTACCAGCATCAGTTCGACAACCGCTACCTGTGGATGCGGCTCAAGCGGATCATCGGCAGCCACGGCGCCAACTACCAGGAACAGTGGGAAACCAACCGCCTGATCAGCACGGGCCGGATCGCGTCGATGCTCTCCGCCGTCTACCCACTCGACGACGTGGGCGAGGCCGCGCGCATGGTGCAGACCAACCAACACCTCGGCAAGGTCGGCGTGTTGTGCCTCGCTCCGCGACCCGGTCTCGGCGTCACCGACGCCGGACTCCGGGCCGCGCTCGGCCCCGACCGCCTCGCCCCACTGGCACCGGACCTGGCGCGGCCATGA
- a CDS encoding nuclear transport factor 2 family protein, with the protein MYVTSGSALTAPSTDAAAVVAELRDRAEIADALYRFGLGQDLKDKELFASAFAADAELDFRPAAAKWGARPPLMSGRDTIVTTILGMFTGRVDTTHQVTNARIAVDGDTARLTALVEAQHLLTADPTRHALLKNPYDVELVRDGDRWVIRRLVIDNTWFVGEPTAIFG; encoded by the coding sequence ATGTACGTCACCAGCGGGAGCGCCCTGACCGCCCCCTCCACCGACGCCGCCGCAGTCGTCGCGGAGCTCAGGGACCGCGCCGAGATCGCCGACGCGCTCTACCGTTTCGGCCTCGGCCAAGACCTCAAGGACAAGGAGCTGTTCGCCTCGGCCTTCGCCGCCGACGCCGAGCTGGACTTCCGCCCGGCCGCCGCCAAGTGGGGCGCCAGGCCGCCGCTGATGTCAGGGCGCGACACCATCGTCACCACCATCCTGGGTATGTTCACCGGCCGGGTCGACACCACCCACCAGGTCACCAACGCACGGATCGCCGTCGACGGCGACACCGCCCGCCTGACCGCCCTGGTGGAGGCCCAGCACCTGCTCACCGCCGACCCCACCCGGCACGCGCTGCTGAAGAACCCCTACGACGTCGAACTCGTCCGCGACGGCGACCGCTGGGTCATCCGCCGGCTCGTCATCGACAACACCTGGTTCGTCGGCGAACCCACCGCCATCTTCGGCTGA
- a CDS encoding MmgE/PrpD family protein, which translates to MNTPAQRLAALAAQAARTGLPADLRETSVSRLVDLVGNSIAALDCEPAHIVHELTRAWGGVSATTAIGSAQRLPAPSGALVNGTLAHCLDFDDSHLPSVLHPSAAVIPAALAVAEEVDAGGAALLDAITIGVEVTCRLGMAGFDPAVKNSVFFDRGQHATAICGTVGAAVAAGMLRGLDAEALTSVIGIACSMGSGVIEANRTGGTIKRVHCGWAAHSGVVAADLAGHGLTGPPTVLEGRFGFLNAFCGDRADLGQLTDGLGERWEAATVFFKPYPCNHFTHPGVDAALRMRAAGIDPDAVESLVLGVPAPVVHTIGEPTEEKRRPRSGYHAAFSGPFTVAAALLGGGGLGLSHEDFTDSAARDPRRLALAAKVRVVADDECGAVFPRQMPSVLTATLADGSRHTERVPVSLGGPGNPMSQEQLTAKFRLNATRAIPEDQADRIADLIWALPTGTDVSALTDALRSTVRRPIPDSVGTTPRS; encoded by the coding sequence ATGAACACACCCGCACAGCGACTGGCCGCGCTCGCCGCACAAGCCGCCCGCACCGGCCTGCCGGCTGACCTCAGGGAGACCTCCGTCTCCCGCCTGGTCGACCTCGTCGGCAACAGTATCGCGGCCCTCGACTGCGAGCCTGCCCACATCGTGCACGAACTGACCAGAGCCTGGGGCGGCGTATCCGCGACCACCGCGATCGGCTCCGCTCAGCGGTTGCCGGCACCGTCCGGGGCGCTGGTCAACGGCACGCTCGCGCACTGCCTGGATTTCGACGACTCCCACTTGCCGTCCGTGCTGCACCCGTCCGCGGCGGTGATCCCGGCCGCCCTGGCCGTGGCCGAGGAGGTCGACGCGGGCGGCGCCGCGCTGCTGGACGCGATCACCATCGGCGTCGAGGTCACCTGCCGGCTCGGCATGGCCGGATTCGACCCGGCCGTGAAGAACTCGGTCTTCTTCGACCGCGGCCAGCACGCCACCGCGATCTGCGGCACGGTAGGCGCGGCCGTCGCCGCCGGCATGCTGCGCGGCCTGGACGCGGAAGCACTCACGTCAGTGATCGGGATCGCCTGCAGCATGGGATCGGGCGTGATCGAGGCCAACCGGACCGGCGGCACCATCAAGCGGGTGCACTGCGGCTGGGCGGCGCACAGCGGAGTGGTCGCCGCCGATCTGGCCGGGCACGGCCTGACCGGCCCACCGACCGTGCTGGAAGGCCGGTTCGGCTTCCTCAACGCGTTCTGCGGCGACCGGGCAGACCTCGGCCAACTGACCGACGGCCTCGGCGAGCGCTGGGAAGCGGCCACTGTCTTCTTCAAACCGTACCCGTGCAACCACTTCACCCACCCCGGCGTGGACGCGGCCCTGCGGATGCGCGCCGCCGGGATCGACCCGGACGCCGTCGAGTCCCTGGTACTGGGTGTCCCGGCGCCGGTGGTCCACACGATCGGCGAACCGACGGAGGAGAAGCGCCGACCGCGCTCCGGCTACCACGCCGCGTTCAGCGGCCCGTTCACCGTGGCCGCGGCACTGCTGGGCGGCGGCGGCCTCGGCCTGTCCCACGAGGACTTCACCGACTCGGCCGCCCGGGATCCACGGCGGCTTGCGCTCGCCGCGAAGGTCCGGGTCGTCGCCGACGACGAGTGCGGCGCCGTGTTCCCGAGGCAGATGCCATCGGTGCTGACGGCCACGCTCGCCGACGGATCGCGACACACGGAACGCGTGCCGGTGAGCCTCGGCGGACCGGGCAACCCGATGTCACAAGAGCAACTGACCGCCAAGTTCCGGCTCAACGCGACCAGAGCGATACCCGAGGACCAAGCCGACCGCATCGCCGACCTGATATGGGCCCTGCCCACTGGAACCGACGTGAGCGCGTTGACCGATGCGCTCCGCAGCACTGTGCGACGGCCGATTCCCGACTCCGTCGGTACGACACCGCGATCCTGA
- a CDS encoding LysR family transcriptional regulator — protein sequence MLERYELEAFLTLAEELHFGRSAQRLHISTARVSQTIAKLERRIGVPLFHRTSRRVELSPVGRQLYEETRPAWDRITDAFTRAVDAGRGLTGLLRVAFDGPAAGQLMVGATQAFRARHPDCDVQLREAQLPQVLPWLRSGEADVALTGHPIRDDVVMGPVLVREARMLAVPTGHPFARRTAVSVEDLARVTVLRIPETLPDSLRDDRAPRHTPTGQPITHGPAAMTFTEMLTLVGAGEGVATVGAHTRRYFARPDVTYVPFKDAAPVEWGLVWLVDGATARIRAFSQAALGVVQEPTPSP from the coding sequence ATGCTGGAGCGGTACGAGCTGGAGGCGTTCCTGACGCTTGCCGAGGAGCTGCACTTCGGCCGCAGTGCCCAGCGGCTGCACATCTCCACCGCCCGGGTCAGTCAGACGATCGCCAAGCTGGAGCGCCGCATCGGCGTCCCACTGTTCCACCGCACCAGCCGTCGGGTGGAACTGTCGCCGGTGGGCCGGCAGTTGTACGAGGAGACCCGGCCCGCCTGGGACCGCATCACCGACGCGTTCACACGCGCCGTCGATGCCGGACGCGGCCTGACCGGACTGCTACGGGTCGCCTTCGACGGGCCGGCCGCGGGCCAGCTCATGGTCGGGGCGACGCAGGCGTTCCGCGCCCGGCACCCCGACTGCGACGTCCAGCTCCGCGAAGCACAACTGCCGCAAGTCCTGCCGTGGCTGCGCAGCGGGGAGGCGGACGTCGCCCTGACGGGCCATCCGATACGCGACGACGTCGTCATGGGGCCGGTCCTGGTGCGCGAAGCACGCATGCTCGCCGTGCCGACAGGCCATCCCTTCGCCCGCCGCACAGCCGTCTCCGTCGAGGACCTGGCCCGCGTCACCGTCCTCCGGATTCCCGAGACTCTGCCCGATTCCCTGCGCGACGATCGCGCGCCACGCCATACCCCCACCGGACAGCCCATCACACACGGACCGGCGGCCATGACGTTCACCGAGATGCTGACGCTCGTCGGCGCGGGCGAAGGCGTCGCCACCGTCGGCGCTCACACGCGACGCTACTTCGCCCGCCCCGATGTCACGTATGTGCCTTTCAAGGACGCCGCGCCGGTGGAGTGGGGCCTGGTGTGGCTCGTGGACGGGGCCACGGCCCGCATCCGAGCCTTCAGCCAGGCCGCACTCGGCGTGGTGCAGGAGCCCACCCCGTCGCCTTGA
- a CDS encoding phenylacetate--CoA ligase family protein yields MNDEQRWAILDPSLDPDDPEEYLATAMAWHFGADTGSPFWLRRAKSLDFDPVTDVRTFDDLRRFPNVVSELRTVPVEDLVPRGYGPKPPAPRVFESGGTTGAPKRAILMPDWVESNVERMMRGPQFAGRQPSNILYLGPTGPHKAGALYDFVVERQRTVKFTIDMDPRWVKKLTSTGRKDQVEAYVDHVLDQAEHILATQRVGLLVITPPLLRACTRRPSLVELINSKVELIFWGGAHMTVDERFELSHEFFPSVRMLSRYGSLMILESAMERPGRSADEDIVYDPRSPVVTFRVVDPATGEPVGYGERGQVVMNHVSKGMFLPNNLERDTVIRVPGPPGHIGDSVSSPAPLDAFEGETVVEGIY; encoded by the coding sequence ATGAACGATGAGCAGCGGTGGGCCATTCTCGACCCGTCACTCGACCCCGACGACCCCGAAGAGTACCTGGCGACCGCTATGGCCTGGCATTTCGGCGCGGACACCGGCTCCCCGTTCTGGTTGCGGCGCGCCAAGTCGCTGGATTTCGACCCGGTGACGGACGTGCGTACCTTCGACGACCTTCGCCGCTTCCCCAACGTCGTCAGCGAACTGCGCACCGTCCCGGTCGAGGACCTCGTTCCGCGCGGCTACGGCCCGAAACCCCCGGCACCGAGGGTGTTCGAGAGCGGCGGCACCACCGGGGCGCCGAAGCGGGCCATCCTGATGCCGGACTGGGTGGAGAGCAACGTCGAGCGCATGATGCGTGGCCCGCAGTTCGCCGGACGCCAACCCTCCAACATCCTCTATCTCGGCCCGACCGGTCCACACAAGGCCGGCGCGCTGTACGACTTCGTCGTCGAGCGCCAGCGGACCGTGAAGTTCACCATCGACATGGATCCCCGGTGGGTCAAGAAACTCACCAGCACGGGACGCAAGGACCAGGTCGAGGCATATGTGGACCATGTGCTCGACCAGGCGGAGCACATCCTCGCCACGCAGCGGGTGGGCCTGCTGGTCATCACACCACCGCTGCTGCGGGCCTGTACCCGGCGACCGAGCCTTGTCGAGCTGATCAACAGCAAGGTGGAGCTGATCTTCTGGGGCGGCGCGCACATGACCGTTGACGAGCGGTTCGAACTGAGCCACGAGTTCTTCCCGTCGGTGCGGATGCTCAGCCGTTACGGCAGCCTCATGATCCTGGAGAGTGCCATGGAGCGGCCCGGCCGATCCGCCGACGAGGACATCGTGTACGACCCGCGCAGCCCGGTGGTGACGTTCCGCGTCGTCGATCCGGCCACCGGAGAGCCTGTCGGCTACGGCGAACGCGGTCAGGTCGTCATGAATCATGTCAGCAAAGGCATGTTCCTGCCCAACAACCTGGAGCGGGACACCGTCATCCGCGTGCCAGGACCGCCCGGACACATCGGGGACTCGGTGTCTTCACCCGCTCCACTGGACGCGTTCGAAGGCGAGACCGTGGTGGAGGGGATCTACTAG